A single window of Botrytis cinerea B05.10 chromosome 3, complete sequence DNA harbors:
- the Bclsm4 gene encoding Bclsm4 gives MVLPLGLLTAAQGHPMLVELKDGETLNGHLVSCDTWMNLTLKEVVQTSPDGDKFTRLPEIYVKGNNIKYLRMPDEIIDLVKDQQQGQQSNYRGRGGNRGDRGGDRGRGGRGGRGRGRGGRGA, from the exons ATGGTT CTTCCCTTAGGTCTACTCACGGCCGCACAAGGTCACCCAATGCTGGTTGAGCTTAAGGATGGCGAAACTTTGAACGGCCATTTAGTATCGTGCGATACTTGGATGAATTTAACGCTAAAGGAGGTGGTTCAAACGAGTCCG GATGGTGATAAATTTACAAGGTTACCAGAAATATATGTCAAAGGAAACAAT ATCAAATATCTCCGAATGCCAGATGAAATTATCGATCTAGTAAAGGATCAACAACAAGGACAACAAAGCAATTACAGAGGCCGCGGAGGCAATAGGGGCGACAGAGGTGGCGACCGAGGTCGTGGTGGTAGAGGTggcagaggaagaggaagaggagggagaggcGCGTGA